From the genome of Lotus japonicus ecotype B-129 chromosome 6, LjGifu_v1.2, one region includes:
- the LOC130724151 gene encoding cysteine-rich receptor-like protein kinase 25, translating to MSSSFTLRLFSTLLFCILAFLFFSPTETTSTFSHYNCTSKDTFSPNSTYQFNLDTLLFALLSKAADITNHGFYNTTIGGTNTSNTIYGLFMCIGHIEHCGECVSNSIKTLASMCAFNKEAIIWSDQCLVRYSNRSFFNTMEEWPSFCVENMKDNQGLLSSFNKVLSSLMEDLLTQVGEASIGSEKFVVNKTIFSEDKFLFGLAQCIPSLSKDKCKKCLRDAMAYLKTTCARGKIGGSVLYPSCIVRYDSYSFFPLPKGGKRGHRALAYVIIFHGLIPVTILCFGCYYLLHRKARKIFKCQKENFGEEITPEMNSLQFDLATIQVATNKFSEDNKIGEGGFGEVYKGMFPNGHEIAVKRLIRKSSQGAIEFKNEALLIAKLQHRNLVRMLGFCMERNEKILIYEFMHNKSLDYYLFSPGYHRRLTWPERYKIIRGIARGILYLHEDSHLKIIHCDLKPSNILLDDRMVAKISDFGLARIVAIDQMQGNTSIIAGTYGYMSPEYAMLGQFSVKSDVFSFGVIVLEIVSGKRNVNFNGVDSIDDLLSHAWKKWWDNKPLELLDHTLAHSFSEKEVNRCIQIGLLCVQENPDQRPTMATIALYFNCDSMDLPLPQEPAFFMRGRTEPKMAIKESESRLPRKLSY from the exons ATGTCTtcctcattcactcttagactctttTCAACTCTTCTCTTCTGCATACTTGCCTTCCTCTTCTTTTCACCTACTGAAACAACATCAACTTTCAGCCATTACAACTGCACAAGCAAGGACACGTTTAGTCCCAATAGCACTTACCAATTCAACTTAGACACACTCTTATTTGCACTTTTGTCCAAAGCTGCTGATATCACAAACCATGGCTTCTACAACACCACAATTGGTGGAACAAACACTTCGAACACTATTTATGGCCTCTTCATGTGTATTGGACACATAGAACACTGTGGAGAATGTGTGAGTAACTCCATCAAGACACTTGCTTCAATGTGTGCCTTCAATAAAGAAGCTATAATTTGGTCTGATCAATGCTTGGTTCGGTATTCGAACCGGTCTTTCTTCAACACTATGGAGGAATGGCCATCATTCTGTGTGGAGAACATGAAGGATAATCAAGGCCTGTTGAGTAGCTTTAACAAAGTGCTAAGTTCCCTGATGGAGGATCTTTTAACTCAAGTTGGTGAAGCTTCAATTGGTTCTGAAAAATTTGTTGTTAACAAAACAATTTTCTCTGAGGACAAATTCTTGTTTGGTCTTGCTCAATGCATCCCAAGCCTTTCCAAGGATAAGTGCAAGAAGTGCCTAAGGGATGCCATGGCTTATCTTAAAACCACATGTGCAAGAGGCAAGATAGGAGGAAGTGTTCTGTATCCAAGTTGTATTGTTAGATATGATTCTTATTCATTTTTCCCACTACCTAAAG GGGGGAAAAGGGGGCATAGAGCACTAGCATATGTCATAATATTTCATGGACTTATTCCAGTTACGATTCTCTGTTTTGGGTGCTACTATCTGCTACATAGGAAAGCAAGGAAGATTTTCAAGTGTCAAAAAGAAAATT TTGGGGAAGAGATTACACCAGAAATGAACtctttgcaatttgatttgGCCACAATTCAAGTAGCTACAAACAAGTTCTCTGAAGATAACAAGATAGGGGAAGGTGGTTTTGGAGAAGTTTACAAG GGTATGTTTCCTAATGGACATGAAATTGCAGTAAAGAGGCTCATAAGGAAGTCCAGTCAAGGAGCTATAGAATTCAAGAATGAGGCTTTGTTAATAGCCAAGCTTCAACACAGAAATCTTGTGAGAATGTTAGGATTTTGCATGGAAAGGAATGAGAAGATACTCATTTATGAGTTTATGCACAACAAAAGCCTTGATTACTACCTATTCA GCCCTGGATACCATAGAAGACTTACTTGGCCTGAACGTTACAAGATCATAAGAGGAATTGCGCGAGGTATTCTTTATCTGCATGAGGACTCTCATCTCAAAATCATACACTGCGATCTTAAACCCAGCAACATCTTGTTAGATGACAGAATGGTTGCAAAGATATCAGATTTTGGCTTGGCAAGGATTGTTGCCATAGATCAAATGCAAGGAAATACTAGTATAATTGCTGGGACATA TGGTTACATGTCTCCTGAATATGCAATGCTAGGCCAATTTTCAGTAAAATCTGATGTATTCAGCTTTGGAGTCATAGTTCTAGAGATTGTTAGTGGAAAAAGAAATGTTAACTTTAATGGGGTAGATTCCATTGATGACCTCTTGAGCCAT GCTTGGAAGAAGTGGTGGGATAATAAGCCATTGGAATTGTTGGATCACACATTAGCACACTCATTTTCAGAAAAAGAAGTGAATAGATGCATACAAATTGGTCTACTGTGTGTACAAGAAAACCCGGATCAAAGGCCTACAATGGCAACAATTGCTTTGTATTTCAACTGTGATTCAATGGATCTGCCATTACCTCAAGAGCCAGCATTTTTCATGCGTGGAAGAACAGAACCAAAGATGGCTATTAAGGAATCAGAGTCAAGACTACCTAGAAAATTGTCCTATTAA